One Clostridium estertheticum DNA segment encodes these proteins:
- a CDS encoding GNAT family N-acetyltransferase yields the protein MKIQLKKSLIEQVKITSQFQVKKLTLEGIELEEFLKYYLSEFTVGILDPDTAGKKPDRFVSNLQNGILGDFSNRYIITAYDNNDAIGILIGLPEAGQRLHIYSLHVSPEYRNKGVGSTLLSRCINDMCISNVKDIILDVHLDNKPAYTLYKKFDFI from the coding sequence ATGAAAATACAATTAAAAAAAAGTTTAATTGAACAAGTGAAAATTACCTCTCAATTTCAAGTAAAGAAGTTAACTTTAGAAGGAATAGAATTAGAGGAATTTTTAAAGTATTATCTATCAGAATTTACAGTAGGAATATTAGACCCAGATACTGCAGGCAAGAAACCAGATAGGTTTGTCAGTAATCTTCAGAATGGTATTTTAGGAGATTTCTCTAATAGATATATTATAACTGCATATGATAATAATGATGCTATTGGTATTTTAATAGGACTTCCAGAAGCAGGACAAAGATTACATATTTATTCGCTGCATGTTTCACCAGAATATCGTAACAAAGGGGTTGGTTCTACACTATTATCCAGGTGTATAAATGATATGTGCATAAGTAATGTAAAAGACATTATTTTAGATGTTCACCTTGATAATAAACCTGCCTATACCCTATATAAAAAATTTGATTTTATATAA
- a CDS encoding insulinase family protein, with protein sequence MKKLTKIISTLMISALLLNNFSGIAQGIQVAKAMQGKQVQLSNYTSTTSAMDVFKKGQNLSGFKLESKRWIEDIHSTAMIFKHAKSGAKLIYLQNLDENKVFSISFRTPVFDNTGVNHIIEHSVLCGSEKYPVKDPFLIMTKQSLSTFINAFTGTDFTMYPVASKNEKDFKNLMSVYLDAVFYPNISKDPRILKQEGWHYEVNKQSGEISYNGIVYNEMKGAYSSPQVRLSNTINKSLFKDTSYSFESGGNPENIPELSYEKFIEIYKKYYIPSNSSIYLYGKLDIENTLKFIDDNYLSKIKKTTVDSEIKLQNNYEINVEKEGFYSIAKDANAANMTYLSTNYVIDKASDVETVLGFEMLQALLLNTEASPLRKALLNSGVGANAYASFNTSTKQPIFSIIATNANESEKYKFKNVVEATLKQIVKEGFDEELVGSVFTAIEFSLHSENSEASRGMNYMSATLNSWNNDGCPTEYLEITPSLKKIKSKLSHRYFEKLVQKYLLENKHNSLVVLKPINGLNEKSEEITKNKLSTYKASLSEIELAKIKKDAEELKKWQDTGDTSENLSRIPTLTRGDLNLKSEKILTLEKIEGGIKVLCHPLFTDGIIYSNLYFDSSKVPQNKILYLKLLANILGNVSTEKYDFKQLSNKIRSVTGGITFSSTQFKDYIDSNKYYPKMSISVTALNSTLPKALELLEEIINNSKFEDKNRIKGLISASKANYESMFVNGGNSLAIERTLSYLSNSGKYIDLGYLPYYNFICDLDRNFDSKFDDIVKNLHLVKDFVFNKEGLVVSYTGDEKYYGDFASSLTCLTKKITEKTFPMQEYKFDFSKKNEAFITQSQVQYVVKAGSFKGAGFNYNGKMKVVENILNSDYLWKELRVKGGAYGGSMSFTNYEVLFYSYRDPNLKETLKTFDGAVNFLKNFKASEKEMDNYIIGTIGSMDSLTGAYYKGAMGDNMYFSGNTQDDIQKLRDEALSTTAEDIRNFAKVLEAVIKQNLHCVVGSNTKINENSDLFDRIIVPINSSK encoded by the coding sequence ATGAAGAAGCTCACAAAAATAATTTCTACATTAATGATATCTGCATTATTGTTAAATAATTTCAGTGGTATTGCACAAGGCATACAGGTTGCAAAAGCTATGCAAGGCAAACAGGTACAATTAAGTAATTATACATCCACTACAAGTGCTATGGATGTCTTTAAAAAAGGTCAAAATCTATCAGGTTTTAAGTTAGAGTCTAAAAGGTGGATTGAAGATATACATTCTACTGCTATGATATTTAAACATGCAAAAAGTGGAGCTAAACTGATTTATTTACAAAACCTGGATGAAAACAAGGTGTTTTCAATAAGTTTTCGAACTCCGGTATTTGACAACACCGGTGTTAATCATATAATAGAACATTCAGTTTTGTGTGGTTCAGAAAAATATCCTGTTAAAGATCCATTTTTAATTATGACTAAGCAATCATTGAGTACATTTATAAATGCTTTTACAGGAACAGATTTTACAATGTATCCAGTGGCAAGTAAGAATGAAAAGGACTTTAAGAATTTGATGAGTGTGTATTTGGATGCGGTGTTCTATCCAAATATTTCTAAAGATCCCAGAATACTTAAACAAGAAGGTTGGCATTATGAAGTTAATAAACAGTCAGGTGAAATAAGTTATAACGGCATAGTATACAACGAAATGAAAGGTGCTTACTCCTCACCACAGGTAAGACTTTCAAATACTATCAATAAATCGCTTTTTAAAGATACTTCATACAGTTTTGAATCTGGTGGTAATCCAGAAAATATCCCTGAACTAAGTTATGAGAAATTTATTGAAATTTATAAAAAATATTATATTCCATCAAATAGTTCTATATATTTATATGGAAAATTAGATATTGAAAATACATTAAAATTTATAGATGATAATTATCTGAGTAAGATTAAAAAAACAACTGTGGATAGTGAAATTAAATTACAAAATAACTACGAAATAAACGTTGAAAAAGAAGGGTTTTATTCAATAGCTAAAGATGCGAATGCAGCAAATATGACTTACTTATCAACTAACTATGTAATAGATAAAGCTTCTGATGTAGAAACCGTTTTAGGGTTTGAAATGCTTCAGGCGCTTCTTTTGAATACTGAAGCTTCACCTCTAAGGAAAGCACTATTAAATAGTGGAGTTGGTGCTAATGCTTATGCAAGCTTTAATACTTCAACAAAACAACCAATTTTCAGTATAATTGCAACAAATGCAAATGAATCTGAGAAGTATAAATTCAAAAATGTTGTAGAGGCTACTCTAAAGCAAATAGTAAAAGAAGGTTTTGATGAAGAGTTAGTAGGTTCTGTATTCACTGCTATAGAATTCAGTTTGCATAGTGAAAACTCGGAGGCGAGTAGAGGTATGAATTACATGTCTGCTACCCTAAACTCCTGGAATAATGATGGGTGTCCTACAGAATATTTGGAGATAACGCCCTCACTTAAGAAAATAAAATCTAAGCTATCTCATAGATATTTTGAAAAATTAGTACAAAAATATTTATTGGAAAATAAACATAATTCATTAGTTGTATTAAAACCTATTAATGGATTAAATGAAAAAAGTGAAGAAATCACAAAAAATAAGCTTTCAACTTACAAGGCATCATTATCAGAAATTGAGTTAGCTAAAATAAAAAAAGACGCGGAAGAGTTGAAAAAGTGGCAGGACACAGGGGATACCAGTGAAAATTTATCTAGAATACCAACACTTACGCGAGGTGATTTAAACTTAAAATCAGAAAAAATACTAACATTAGAGAAAATTGAAGGGGGCATTAAAGTATTGTGTCATCCTTTATTTACTGATGGCATTATTTATTCTAATTTATATTTTGACAGTTCAAAGGTGCCCCAAAATAAAATATTATATTTAAAATTACTAGCAAATATTTTAGGAAATGTTAGCACGGAAAAATATGATTTCAAACAACTTTCAAATAAAATAAGGTCGGTTACGGGAGGTATTACTTTTAGTTCAACACAATTTAAAGATTACATTGACAGTAATAAATACTATCCTAAAATGAGTATTTCAGTAACCGCTCTTAATAGTACATTACCAAAAGCCTTGGAACTTTTAGAAGAAATAATAAATAATAGTAAATTTGAAGATAAGAATCGTATAAAGGGTTTAATTAGTGCTTCAAAGGCAAATTATGAATCCATGTTTGTAAATGGAGGTAATAGTCTTGCAATAGAGCGTACACTATCTTATTTATCAAATAGTGGCAAGTACATTGATTTGGGATATTTACCTTATTATAATTTTATTTGTGATTTAGACAGAAATTTTGATTCTAAATTTGATGATATAGTGAAGAATTTACACCTTGTAAAAGATTTTGTATTTAACAAAGAAGGATTAGTTGTAAGTTACACAGGTGATGAAAAATATTATGGTGACTTTGCAAGCAGTCTTACTTGTTTAACGAAAAAAATTACGGAAAAAACATTTCCTATGCAGGAGTATAAATTTGATTTTTCAAAGAAAAACGAGGCTTTTATCACTCAGTCACAAGTGCAATACGTGGTTAAGGCTGGAAGTTTTAAAGGTGCAGGGTTTAACTATAATGGGAAAATGAAGGTTGTTGAAAATATTTTAAATAGCGATTATTTATGGAAGGAACTTAGAGTTAAAGGTGGAGCATATGGAGGGTCGATGAGCTTTACAAATTACGAGGTCTTATTCTATTCCTACCGAGATCCAAATTTAAAGGAAACTTTAAAAACCTTTGATGGAGCTGTGAATTTTTTGAAAAACTTTAAAGCCAGTGAGAAAGAAATGGATAACTATATAATAGGAACAATAGGGAGCATGGATTCTTTAACAGGAGCCTACTATAAAGGTGCAATGGGAGACAATATGTATTTTTCAGGAAATACTCAAGATGATATTCAAAAACTACGCGATGAAGCTCTATCTACTACGGCAGAGGATATAAGAAATTTTGCGAAGGTACTAGAAGCAGTAATAAAACAAAATTTACATTGTGTGGTTGGTAGCAATACAAAAATTAATGAAAATAGTGATTTGTTTGATAGAATTATAGTTCCTATTAATAGTTCTAAATAG
- a CDS encoding diguanylate cyclase, producing the protein MNLINNRYRIITKLSQDRIKSSYLVSDVINNNKKMQLTIINSEFSSENLMDFYVNEFTTLATINHANISKVFDFGLVHTIDNKKVTNSEYFYTNDYLENSEELQELTSNINENEILDIFMQLCKALNYLHIRGFIYGELNSNNIMISHQYNKYKVTLVDLPTIEIQNQDYAHNKIGQLNFKSPEYLIDSKKSIASDIYSMGVVLLFLCEIKLPQNSNINQSIVNLENKAKNQYSESSKTTDFFNNLMIIVRKMTQQDLIQRYNNINEIVEDINIIFSKNYKSYIIDEIEKLNFKTKIVGRSAEIKEIISAYDNLTIHNALSKIILVHGEQGIGKTRLLKEIEHLLYMKKANVYASFAIENCQDKSNKAFVDILKKIVSMCDEEIVKRYQSELIKFIPELGAENNIVASETLVGEKEKYRLISRVYSFIEESMYNKPTVFIIDNAHCLDEFSLELLEYINLQNNNEQNIMIILSYNNSKYTTNNKLQQLLNKNSNNLNLYLCNLNNEETAIMIQEILSSPRVFNDFGKKVYGKTYGNPLFVEETLKDFVAKKILCINENNAKWRVPFETIDELPIASTMEQALLNQIKEINKDSYEILSTIAIFNTAVSIEVIKKLFIGTEKSIEGYIDELCSKGILIKKIEDMGFVFDFYNKVLKNLIYNRLSEQQRQVKHEFAASVLENLFQADGRENKEELIYHLEKAKDKNRLVKYCIELAEKMKSLRIMDEAISKYEKALSMLSDEEDQNKKVEVILKIGDIYSDIGNLSGALETYKKTYKYSKKIVEEKLQVDCANKIANIYIKKNEVEKAIEYIKKGESLLLNIEYMEGYLENKRIFARIYLLRQEYDNVFEICTSCIEECGNDYIRYKGLMYNILGIMYTQTSKTTEALDSLKKGLKYFEEINDSEGMSRCLNNIGVIYGDYYGDSETAISYYNKLILICEENNSIELGLVALTNIATCNSDNFDYDAAFKYFKDVLEKSKNIEFESNIFYTYNYLSFISLKMGNNKEAYEYHLLAQVELEQYPIQGKDISLYYQMRAELYLGIGDIDSAYDLIKKALEIYNNDGTTQDNNSKLLLFILEIHRSERIEDIKKNIEHVETIIYGHKNNTNKINALYEICIVLFEKGYVEEATNLFEIHSSSDVEILVELVNIKRLYLEGLISKDKNKIESLMLALDLSKKVKNKFFQWKICSTIGDYYFSQVDYFYAVNYYFEACEIIKDCTLQLPERLRINYINAYNMMKPFNMIKGMSKTYEYGEMCNLEDGKITISNNNDLSILFNYGAFTEILNNKSFVESAQKIYSSILPEGIHNINDIITNMCEDPLQTLDVITKLISSMVLSTRSLIISEGNDNECSVVASSYGNHDITDIKLILQRVRETKNSILVSEGFNNTKNIEFRLMPSGMKSIMCIPIVRKNNCYVENSKGESKSGIETFKLENIKGYLYMESERVLNNFNEESLNKCLDLTSFISFIMENYLLKISSSIDKLTGTLTRRFLEEALSENVEKASGTSGVFSIIMFDLDNFKGVNDRFGHQTGDGVLRDVCKIVMDSIRKIDICGRYGGEEFIVILPGTDTNVASGIAERIRQSIENKKILGSKRELTVSMGIATYPNHGKWKQELVEKADQALYVAKANGRNRCQIWEDKFRGTVKGSDKLSGIVSGNVVQDSRNVLAMVELIQIIKDDCDLETKIFKALGRIIETTEAQNGMFFMVNNNEVTEKFGRRIFKENWTGVKGYSGDIIESVIKEKQGKCIIDWDSIVDYDLVTGMPNWNSVLAVPIIKSGVVCGILYLTVPIKVKEFKFEDLNFVNTLGQLLVGML; encoded by the coding sequence ATGAATTTGATAAACAACAGATATAGAATAATTACAAAATTAAGTCAAGATAGGATTAAATCATCCTATCTTGTTTCTGATGTGATTAATAATAATAAAAAAATGCAATTAACTATTATTAATTCTGAATTTTCATCAGAAAATTTGATGGATTTTTATGTAAATGAATTTACAACACTAGCAACTATAAATCATGCAAATATAAGTAAGGTATTTGACTTTGGGCTGGTTCACACCATTGATAATAAAAAAGTAACCAACAGTGAATACTTTTATACAAATGATTATCTGGAAAATTCCGAAGAACTACAGGAATTAACTTCTAATATAAATGAAAATGAAATTTTAGATATATTTATGCAACTATGTAAGGCTTTAAATTATTTGCATATTAGAGGCTTTATTTATGGAGAATTAAATAGTAATAATATAATGATTTCACATCAATACAATAAATATAAAGTTACTCTTGTGGATTTACCAACTATAGAAATTCAAAATCAAGATTATGCTCATAATAAGATAGGACAACTTAACTTTAAATCACCTGAGTACCTTATAGATAGTAAAAAATCAATAGCCTCAGACATATATTCAATGGGAGTAGTTTTACTCTTCTTATGTGAAATTAAACTACCTCAAAATTCAAACATTAACCAAAGTATTGTAAATTTAGAGAATAAAGCTAAAAATCAATACAGTGAAAGTAGTAAAACAACAGATTTTTTCAATAATTTAATGATAATTGTTAGAAAAATGACGCAGCAAGATTTAATACAGCGATATAATAATATAAATGAAATCGTTGAAGACATCAATATAATTTTCAGTAAAAACTATAAGTCTTATATAATTGATGAAATAGAGAAGTTGAATTTTAAAACTAAAATAGTAGGTAGGAGTGCTGAAATTAAAGAAATAATTAGTGCTTATGACAATTTAACTATACATAATGCACTGAGTAAAATTATCCTTGTTCATGGTGAACAAGGCATTGGAAAAACAAGACTATTAAAAGAAATTGAACATTTACTTTATATGAAAAAAGCCAACGTGTATGCTAGCTTTGCCATAGAAAATTGCCAGGATAAAAGTAATAAGGCTTTTGTAGATATATTAAAGAAAATAGTATCTATGTGCGATGAGGAAATAGTAAAAAGGTATCAAAGTGAATTAATAAAATTCATCCCGGAACTTGGTGCGGAAAATAATATTGTGGCTTCAGAAACCTTAGTAGGTGAAAAGGAAAAATATAGGCTAATTAGTAGAGTGTATAGCTTTATTGAAGAGTCAATGTATAATAAGCCTACGGTGTTTATTATTGATAATGCTCATTGTTTGGATGAATTTTCACTGGAACTTTTAGAGTATATTAATTTACAAAATAATAATGAACAAAATATAATGATTATTTTATCTTATAATAATAGTAAATATACTACAAATAATAAACTTCAACAATTATTAAATAAAAATTCTAACAATTTGAACCTTTATTTATGCAATTTAAATAATGAAGAAACTGCTATAATGATTCAAGAAATACTTAGTAGCCCTAGAGTTTTTAATGACTTTGGGAAAAAAGTTTATGGTAAAACCTATGGAAATCCTCTTTTTGTTGAGGAAACACTAAAAGATTTTGTGGCTAAAAAAATCCTTTGTATAAATGAGAATAATGCTAAATGGCGTGTTCCTTTTGAAACTATTGATGAATTGCCCATAGCATCCACAATGGAACAAGCATTACTTAATCAAATTAAGGAAATTAACAAAGACAGCTATGAAATTCTAAGTACTATAGCTATTTTTAATACTGCTGTTTCAATCGAAGTTATTAAAAAGCTTTTCATTGGTACTGAAAAAAGCATAGAGGGCTATATTGATGAATTATGCTCTAAAGGAATTTTAATTAAAAAAATTGAGGATATGGGTTTTGTATTTGATTTTTACAATAAGGTGCTTAAAAATCTAATATATAATAGATTAAGTGAGCAGCAGCGGCAAGTGAAACACGAATTTGCAGCTTCAGTGCTTGAAAATTTATTTCAAGCAGATGGAAGAGAAAATAAAGAAGAGCTTATATATCATTTAGAAAAGGCTAAGGATAAGAATAGGCTTGTGAAATATTGTATTGAGCTTGCAGAAAAAATGAAATCACTTAGAATAATGGATGAGGCTATTTCTAAGTATGAGAAGGCATTATCCATGTTGTCTGATGAAGAGGATCAAAATAAAAAAGTAGAGGTTATTCTTAAAATAGGAGATATTTACTCAGATATTGGTAACTTATCAGGGGCATTAGAAACTTATAAAAAAACATATAAATATTCAAAAAAAATAGTGGAAGAAAAACTTCAAGTTGATTGTGCAAATAAAATAGCTAATATATATATCAAAAAAAATGAAGTGGAAAAAGCAATCGAATATATAAAAAAAGGTGAATCACTATTGCTAAATATTGAGTATATGGAAGGCTACCTTGAAAACAAAAGGATTTTTGCTCGTATATATCTTTTAAGGCAAGAATATGATAATGTCTTTGAAATATGTACAAGTTGTATTGAAGAATGTGGAAATGATTATATAAGATACAAGGGACTGATGTACAATATTCTTGGTATTATGTATACACAAACATCTAAAACAACTGAAGCTTTAGACAGTTTAAAGAAAGGACTTAAATATTTCGAAGAAATAAATGACTCTGAAGGCATGAGCCGATGCTTAAACAACATTGGAGTAATTTATGGGGACTACTATGGAGATAGTGAAACTGCAATTTCCTATTATAATAAACTTATATTAATTTGTGAAGAAAATAATAGTATAGAATTGGGATTAGTTGCTTTAACTAACATAGCAACTTGTAATTCAGATAATTTTGATTATGATGCTGCATTTAAATATTTTAAAGATGTATTAGAAAAGTCGAAAAATATAGAATTTGAAAGTAATATATTTTACACTTACAACTATCTTTCCTTTATTTCGTTAAAAATGGGGAATAATAAGGAGGCATATGAATACCATTTACTAGCACAAGTGGAGTTAGAACAATATCCTATCCAAGGTAAAGATATCTCATTATATTATCAAATGAGAGCAGAACTTTATCTTGGAATAGGAGATATAGATTCAGCCTACGATTTAATAAAAAAAGCCCTAGAGATATATAATAATGATGGTACAACTCAAGATAATAATAGCAAATTATTATTGTTTATTTTAGAAATACACAGATCTGAAAGAATAGAGGATATAAAGAAAAACATTGAACATGTAGAAACGATAATCTATGGACATAAGAATAATACGAATAAAATTAATGCATTATATGAAATTTGTATAGTTTTGTTTGAAAAGGGATATGTTGAAGAGGCTACTAATTTATTTGAGATTCATTCTTCCAGTGATGTTGAGATTTTAGTTGAACTGGTTAATATTAAAAGGTTATATTTAGAAGGACTCATAAGCAAAGACAAAAATAAGATAGAAAGCTTAATGCTTGCTTTGGATTTGTCTAAAAAAGTGAAAAATAAATTTTTTCAATGGAAAATATGTAGTACTATTGGAGATTACTATTTTTCACAGGTGGATTATTTCTATGCAGTAAATTATTACTTTGAAGCCTGTGAGATAATTAAAGATTGCACGCTGCAATTGCCTGAGCGGTTAAGAATTAATTATATAAATGCATATAATATGATGAAGCCGTTTAATATGATTAAAGGCATGAGCAAGACCTATGAATATGGTGAAATGTGCAATTTGGAAGATGGTAAAATCACCATTTCAAACAATAATGATTTATCAATTCTTTTTAATTACGGTGCCTTTACTGAAATATTAAATAATAAAAGTTTTGTTGAATCAGCTCAAAAGATATACAGTTCCATTCTGCCAGAGGGGATTCATAATATAAATGACATAATTACTAATATGTGTGAGGACCCATTGCAAACGTTAGATGTAATTACAAAACTTATTTCAAGTATGGTATTATCCACTAGGAGCTTAATTATTTCTGAAGGGAATGACAATGAATGCTCAGTTGTTGCTTCTAGCTATGGTAATCATGATATCACAGATATAAAACTAATATTGCAAAGAGTACGTGAAACTAAAAACTCTATATTAGTTAGTGAGGGGTTTAATAACACAAAAAATATAGAATTTAGACTTATGCCCAGTGGTATGAAATCAATAATGTGTATACCAATTGTAAGAAAAAATAACTGCTATGTTGAAAACTCCAAGGGTGAGAGTAAAAGTGGTATTGAAACATTTAAACTAGAAAATATAAAGGGATATTTATACATGGAGTCTGAAAGAGTGCTAAATAATTTTAATGAAGAAAGCTTGAATAAATGTTTGGATTTAACCTCATTTATAAGTTTTATCATGGAAAATTATTTACTCAAAATCAGTTCTTCCATTGATAAACTCACAGGAACACTTACAAGGCGCTTCCTCGAAGAAGCACTATCTGAAAATGTTGAAAAGGCTAGTGGAACTTCTGGAGTGTTCTCAATTATCATGTTTGATTTGGATAATTTTAAAGGTGTTAACGACAGATTTGGTCATCAAACTGGAGACGGAGTGCTGCGGGATGTTTGTAAAATCGTTATGGATTCAATTAGGAAGATAGATATATGTGGACGATATGGTGGGGAAGAGTTTATTGTGATTTTACCAGGTACGGATACCAATGTGGCTAGTGGAATTGCTGAAAGAATAAGACAAAGTATTGAAAATAAAAAAATACTAGGTTCTAAAAGAGAGTTAACTGTGAGTATGGGAATTGCTACTTACCCAAACCATGGAAAATGGAAGCAAGAATTGGTAGAAAAAGCGGACCAAGCACTATATGTGGCAAAGGCAAATGGTAGAAATAGATGCCAAATATGGGAAGATAAGTTTCGCGGAACCGTAAAGGGTAGTGATAAACTATCAGGAATAGTGTCAGGAAATGTAGTTCAAGATTCAAGAAATGTACTAGCTATGGTGGAGTTAATTCAAATTATTAAGGATGATTGTGATTTGGAAACTAAAATATTCAAGGCACTTGGAAGAATAATTGAAACCACTGAGGCACAAAATGGTATGTTTTTTATGGTAAATAATAATGAAGTTACTGAAAAATTCGGGAGAAGAATTTTCAAGGAAAATTGGACTGGGGTTAAAGGCTATAGTGGAGATATAATAGAGTCTGTAATTAAAGAAAAGCAAGGTAAATGTATAATAGATTGGGACTCTATAGTAGACTATGACTTAGTAACTGGAATGCCAAATTGGAACTCTGTTTTAGCTGTTCCTATAATCAAATCAGGAGTTGTTTGTGGAATACTTTATTTAACTGTTCCTATTAAAGTTAAGGAATTCAAATTCGAGGATTTAAATTTTGTAAACACTTTGGGTCAGTTATTAGTTGGTATGTTGTAA